A DNA window from Mucilaginibacter xinganensis contains the following coding sequences:
- a CDS encoding response regulator, with protein MKILVVDDEADIQPLFLQRFRKEIRNNEVEFSFAQSGEDALGYLKEKHSEVVLILSDINMPGMSGLELLTHIREDFDTPPPPVVMMITAYGDDENYKQAMEKGANDFLTKPLDFNLLKEKLKTFSA; from the coding sequence ATGAAAATATTGGTAGTAGATGATGAGGCAGATATTCAACCGCTTTTTTTGCAGAGGTTTCGTAAAGAGATCAGGAATAATGAGGTTGAATTTAGCTTTGCCCAATCCGGAGAGGATGCGCTGGGATACCTGAAAGAAAAGCATTCAGAAGTAGTGCTTATCCTTTCAGATATCAACATGCCCGGCATGAGCGGACTGGAATTGCTTACACATATCCGCGAAGATTTTGATACCCCACCCCCGCCCGTGGTTATGATGATAACTGCATACGGCGATGATGAAAATTATAAACAGGCTATGGAAAAAGGCGCTAATGACTTTTTAACCAAACCGCTTGATTTTAATTTATTAAAAGAAAAACTTAAAACCTTTAGTGCATAA
- a CDS encoding sensor histidine kinase, with protein MAFFFFLAAFLLVRRITKRLKYSIIYPKWRTLLSTANWAIIALYFSIAFTLEDEAVDILGSAILLGLLLYVEKEPDFRSQKGYVKANYPLVVVGFIGGLIMFIAPKFYNKYDNYFQLVTLAAFVWIFGKWANSNKQEEELRIAAERKAELEALVNERTAELVKQKENLQEIVEELKATQDQLIQSEKMASLGELTAGIAHEIQNPLNFVNNFSEVSMELIDEMEEELNKGDKEEAIAIAADIKQNLEKIRHHGRRADGIVKGMLQHSRASSTTKEPADINKLADEYLRLSYHGLRAKDKSFNANLVTHFGDNLPLVNMVPQDVGRVLLNLFNNAFYAVQQKEKTAGPDFKPTVEINTAIKGKSLEIKVKDNGTGIPDEIREKIMQPFFTTKPTGEGTGLGLSLSYDIIVKGHQGKIDIATKEGEFTEFTILLPL; from the coding sequence ATGGCTTTTTTCTTCTTTCTGGCAGCTTTTTTACTTGTAAGGCGCATCACAAAGCGGCTTAAATATTCCATTATCTATCCCAAGTGGCGTACGCTGTTAAGTACGGCAAACTGGGCTATAATTGCTCTTTATTTTTCTATCGCGTTTACTTTGGAAGACGAGGCTGTTGATATTTTGGGAAGCGCGATATTATTAGGATTGTTGCTTTATGTAGAAAAGGAGCCTGATTTTAGATCGCAAAAAGGATATGTTAAGGCTAATTACCCACTGGTTGTTGTCGGTTTTATAGGCGGGCTAATTATGTTTATTGCTCCGAAGTTTTATAATAAATATGACAACTATTTTCAGCTGGTGACGCTGGCTGCATTTGTTTGGATTTTCGGCAAATGGGCAAATTCTAATAAGCAGGAGGAGGAACTGCGTATAGCCGCCGAGCGTAAAGCCGAATTGGAGGCCCTGGTAAATGAGCGCACAGCGGAACTGGTTAAACAGAAAGAAAATTTACAGGAAATAGTTGAGGAGCTAAAAGCCACCCAGGATCAGCTTATCCAATCAGAAAAAATGGCCTCATTGGGCGAGCTTACCGCAGGCATTGCACACGAGATTCAAAATCCGCTAAATTTTGTAAATAACTTTAGCGAGGTAAGTATGGAGCTTATTGATGAGATGGAGGAAGAGCTAAACAAAGGCGATAAAGAAGAAGCCATTGCCATTGCTGCTGATATTAAACAAAACCTGGAAAAGATCCGTCACCACGGCCGCCGCGCCGACGGTATTGTTAAAGGTATGCTGCAGCATAGCCGGGCAAGCAGCACCACAAAAGAGCCTGCTGATATCAACAAGCTGGCTGACGAATACCTGCGCCTTTCGTACCATGGATTAAGGGCTAAGGATAAATCGTTCAATGCAAACTTGGTAACCCATTTCGGCGACAATTTACCGTTGGTTAATATGGTGCCGCAGGATGTGGGCCGCGTATTATTAAACTTATTTAATAATGCCTTTTATGCGGTACAGCAAAAAGAAAAAACAGCGGGGCCTGATTTTAAGCCAACAGTAGAGATAAATACAGCAATAAAAGGCAAAAGCCTGGAAATAAAAGTTAAAGATAACGGCACCGGTATTCCTGACGAGATCAGGGAAAAAATTATGCAGCCGTTTTTTACAACAAAGCCTACGGGCGAAGGAACCGGCCTGGGCTTATCTTTAAGTTATGACATTATAGTAAAAGGGCACCAGGGCAAAATAGATATTGCTACAAAAGAAGGAGAGTTTACCGAATTTACTATTTTATTACCCCTTTAA
- a CDS encoding HD domain-containing protein, translating to MQLDDAGNFIIQRLKTELPGHLVYHNADHAKDVYDAAKHIAEAQGIAGEELTLLLTAAYYHDSGFLIKAEGHEEESCRIARETLPYYGYTRDEIAKICGMILATRLPQSPQNLLEEILADADLDNLGRDDFFIISERLFLESLYLGKAATKDEWNGQQINFMENHRYFTKSAINLRQAKKDANLGRIKVQV from the coding sequence ATGCAGCTGGATGATGCCGGAAACTTTATAATTCAAAGATTAAAAACTGAACTTCCCGGTCATCTCGTTTACCACAATGCGGACCATGCCAAAGATGTTTATGACGCCGCAAAACATATTGCCGAGGCCCAAGGCATTGCCGGCGAAGAATTAACCCTGCTGCTTACCGCAGCTTACTATCACGATTCGGGCTTTTTAATAAAAGCTGAAGGACACGAAGAAGAATCATGCCGCATAGCGCGCGAAACATTACCCTACTATGGCTATACGCGGGATGAAATAGCTAAAATATGCGGCATGATACTGGCTACACGCCTGCCACAATCGCCCCAAAATCTACTGGAAGAAATTTTAGCAGATGCCGATCTTGATAACCTGGGGCGTGATGATTTTTTTATAATCAGTGAAAGGCTGTTTCTGGAAAGCTTGTACCTGGGCAAAGCTGCGACCAAAGATGAATGGAACGGGCAGCAAATAAATTTTATGGAAAACCATCGATATTTCACCAAAAGTGCCATTAATTTGCGACAAGCTAAAAAGGATGCTAACTTAGGGCGAATTAAAGTACAGGTATAA
- a CDS encoding YitT family protein, which yields MKKLLLPHWIQDTIYVICGILFCGFALRSFLVPNSFFDGGVTGISLLVHELYHLNIAYVIIIANIPFIIMGAFQVNKTFAIRTFAAVIGLGLCLLYLPYPQITSDKLLVSIFGGVFMGIGVGLAIRGGCALDGIEVLALYTGKRISFTISEIILGINIIIFLIAAIKLGLPTSLYSILTYYTASKTISFVIEGLEEYTGVTIISGESETIKKQLVMTLGRGITVYKGERGYLKDSFDIHQPVDIIFTVVTRLEVRRLRNLIQDIDPKAFVFTSTIKEAAGGVLKKRARH from the coding sequence ATGAAAAAACTACTATTGCCTCATTGGATTCAGGATACCATTTATGTGATATGCGGTATTTTATTTTGCGGATTTGCCTTACGAAGTTTCCTGGTTCCAAACAGTTTTTTTGACGGCGGGGTTACCGGCATATCGCTCCTGGTTCATGAGCTTTATCATTTAAACATAGCTTATGTTATCATTATAGCCAATATCCCCTTTATTATTATGGGCGCTTTCCAGGTTAATAAAACCTTTGCTATCCGCACTTTTGCGGCTGTAATTGGATTGGGCTTATGCTTGCTATACCTTCCCTATCCGCAAATAACGTCTGATAAATTGCTGGTGTCTATTTTTGGCGGGGTGTTTATGGGCATTGGCGTTGGCCTTGCCATCAGGGGTGGCTGCGCGCTGGATGGCATTGAAGTGCTGGCTTTATATACAGGTAAACGAATCAGCTTTACCATCAGTGAAATTATTCTCGGGATTAACATTATTATATTCTTAATTGCAGCAATTAAACTGGGGTTACCAACCTCACTATATTCCATTTTAACCTATTACACGGCCTCAAAAACTATCAGTTTTGTTATTGAAGGATTGGAAGAATACACCGGGGTAACTATCATTTCGGGCGAGAGCGAAACCATTAAAAAGCAACTGGTAATGACACTTGGCCGGGGCATAACTGTTTACAAAGGCGAGCGCGGTTATTTAAAGGACAGCTTTGACATTCACCAGCCGGTTGATATTATTTTTACTGTGGTAACCCGGTTGGAGGTAAGGCGGCTGCGGAACCTGATCCAGGATATTGACCCCAAAGCATTTGTGTTTACCAGCACCATAAAAGAGGCTGCCGGTGGGGTTTTAAAGAAAAGGGCAAGACATTAA
- a CDS encoding oxidoreductase: MTKIWFITGSSRGLGRSLAEAVLASGDKVAATARNIDQLAPLVEKYAGQIYPIKLDVTNYKEVYDAVANAVSHFGRIDVLVNNAGFGIIGAAEAFTAEQVRSQLETNLYAPIEITRAVLPYMRKQRSGRILQISSVGGRVGNAGLTMYQAAKFGLGGFTEALAKEVRPLGIFVTSVEPGGFQTDWAGASMTYAQQLEGYETTVNQRADYFASGKFVPVGDPGKAAQAMVELANNDEPPVHLVLGSEAIGLLKKADADRTAEMEKWMPVSLSTDHHEAEDFLNTAAGKAILNIK; the protein is encoded by the coding sequence ATGACAAAAATTTGGTTTATAACAGGCAGTTCCCGCGGATTAGGGCGCAGCCTTGCAGAAGCTGTACTGGCAAGCGGCGATAAAGTTGCTGCAACAGCACGAAATATTGACCAGTTGGCTCCCCTGGTTGAAAAGTATGCCGGTCAAATCTATCCCATAAAACTGGATGTCACTAATTACAAAGAAGTATATGACGCGGTAGCAAATGCCGTTAGTCATTTTGGCAGGATTGACGTGCTGGTAAACAATGCCGGGTTCGGAATTATTGGCGCAGCTGAAGCATTTACGGCAGAGCAGGTTCGCAGCCAGCTGGAAACTAATCTTTACGCACCGATTGAAATTACCCGCGCGGTATTACCTTATATGCGCAAACAACGTTCAGGTCGCATATTACAGATTAGTTCCGTTGGCGGAAGGGTCGGTAATGCTGGACTAACCATGTATCAGGCCGCTAAATTTGGGCTCGGCGGATTTACTGAAGCGCTTGCTAAAGAGGTAAGGCCATTAGGTATTTTTGTTACCAGTGTGGAGCCGGGCGGCTTCCAGACCGACTGGGCAGGCGCTTCAATGACGTATGCCCAACAACTGGAAGGTTATGAAACAACGGTGAACCAACGTGCTGATTACTTTGCGAGCGGGAAATTTGTACCAGTAGGAGATCCGGGTAAAGCTGCACAAGCAATGGTTGAACTTGCCAATAACGATGAGCCACCAGTACACCTTGTGTTGGGTAGTGAAGCCATCGGCTTGCTAAAAAAGGCAGATGCTGATCGCACCGCCGAAATGGAAAAATGGATGCCAGTAAGTCTCTCAACAGATCACCATGAGGCCGAAGATTTTTTAAATACCGCTGCAGGTAAGGCTATTCTAAATATAAAATAA